One genomic segment of Panicum virgatum strain AP13 chromosome 2N, P.virgatum_v5, whole genome shotgun sequence includes these proteins:
- the LOC120658150 gene encoding uncharacterized protein LOC120658150 has product MAAARFLGTASSRLERVVGALPAAGSLGCRSTLPVGRVRPYFVRSVPPPGGTGRRGVRAARPPRAAMGGDLFALDFDGVLCDSCGESSLSAVKAAKVRWPWVFEQVDSAMEEWIVEQMYTLRPVVETGYENLLLVRLLVEIQIPSIRKSSVADGLSIQDILENWLKLKPTLMDEWQEDRESLVDLFGRVRDDWIENDLSGWIAANRFYTGTADALKLSNSEAYIVTTKQSRFAEALLKELAGIDFPSERIYGLGTGPKVKVLQQLQQMPQHQGLMLHFIEDRLATLKNVIKEPALDKWNLYLVTWGYNTPKEREEAQGISRIQMVDLPDFSKKLK; this is encoded by the exons ATGGCCGCCGCTCGTTTTCTCGGCACGGCGTCTAGCCGCCTCGAGAGGGTGGTGGGGGCTTTACCGGCCGCCGGCAGCTTGGGCTGCCGCTCCACCTTGCCTGTAGGGAGGGTCCGCCCCTACTTCGTGCGGTCCGTTCCGCCGCCCGGGGGGACGGGGAGGAGGGGAGTAAGggcggcgaggcccccgcgcgccgcgaTGGGCGGCGACCTGTTCGCCCTCGACTTCGACGGCGTCTTATGCGACAGCTGCGGCGAGAGCTCCCTCTCCGCCGTCAAG GCCGCGAAGGTTAGGTGGCCGTGGGTGTTTGAGCAAGTTGATTCCGCCATGGAGGAGTGGATAGTGGAGCAGATGTACACC CTCCGTCCAGTGGTGGAAACAGGATATGAGAACCTGTTGCTTGTTAGGTTGCTTGTTGAGATCCAGATACCATCAATTCGGAAATCATCA GTTGCAGATGGGCTTAGCATCCAAGATATATTGGAGAACTGGTTAAAACTGAAGCCCACACTCATGGACGAGTGGCAAGAAGATAGGGAGTCTCTGGTAGATCTCTTTGGTCGCGTAAGAGATGACTGGATTGAAAATGATTTATCTGGCTGGATAGCTGCTAACAG GTTTTATACTGGGACAGCTGATGCATTAAAGCTTTCAaactctgaagcttacatagtCACAACAAAACAG AGTAGATTTGCTGAAGCACTACTGAAAGAATTGGCTGGAATAGATTTTCCCTCTGAAAGGATATATGGCCTTGGTACTGG TCCGAAGGTAAAAGTTctccagcagctgcagcagaTGCCGCAGCACCAAGGCCTAATGCTTCA TTTCATTGAGGACCGACTTGCGACTTTGAAGAATGTGATCAAAGAACCAGCGCTGGATAAATGGAACCTCTACCTGG TGACATGGGGATACAACACACCGAAGGAGAGGGAAGAAGCACAAGGTATCTCAAGGATCCAGATGGTTGATCTCCCAGACTTCAGTAAGAAGCTGAAATAG
- the LOC120658151 gene encoding ATG8-interacting protein 1-like, with translation MADDNEVTGVSPTADEWDMLPLISSVYTSPLFRKGFDPINLPGYGDVSNSQDGTHTGLVMSDGFVFPPSEHENLPIEPEHEILPVQPENDESNTISNGKEGRCAGSNDDEWCHVSPEEVDDMSNENLSVNSNLPAANQTPLPDFKSTETNAKQDKYRTTCKTDIPCEGWWKRKSTYLFHHIKGVTTVCSVVAAGAVVGLVVMSQRWQQDHLHLHQFQFSVNGESMSRVIGAFSRLKDGLPGSEQLRSLLPTRVLPQQPL, from the exons ATGGCAGATGACAATGAGGTCACTGGAGTGTCACCTACGGCTGATGAATGGGATATGCTACCTCTGATTTCTTCAGTATATACCAGCCCATTATTCCGAAAAGGATTTGATCCTATTAATTTGCCTGGATATGGGGATGTGAGTAATAGTCAGGATGGCACACATACTGGATTAGTCATGTCAGATGGCTTTGTGTTCCCTCCAAGTGAGCACGAGAATTTGCCAATTGAACCTGAGCATGAGATTTTGCCAGTACAACCTGAGAATGATGAATCAAATACAATCAGCAATGGTAAGGAAGGTAGATGTGCTGGGAGTAATGATGATGAGTGGTGCCATGTATCACCAGAAGAAGTTGATGACATGAGTAATGAGAATCTATCTGTCAACAGCAACTTGCCTGCTGCCAATCAAACTCCTTTACCAGATTTCAAATCCACAGAAACAAATGCTAAGCAAGATAAATATCGCACAACCTGCAAGACTGATATTCCTTGTGAAGGATGGTGGAAAAGGAAATCCACTTATCTGTTTCACCACATAAAGGGAGTGACTACAGTCTGCTCAGTTGTGGCAGCTGGTGCTGTTGTGGGTTTGGTTGTGATGAGTCAGAGGTGGCAGCAGGACCATTTGCACCTTCATCAATTTCAGTTCAGTGTCAACGGTGAG AGCATGAGCCGAGTCATTGGAGCATTCAGCCGTTTGAAGGATGGGCTTCCAGGGAGTGAGCAGCTTAGGTCTCTGCTGCCAACTCGCGTACTCCCGCAACAGCCACTTTAG
- the LOC120658149 gene encoding uncharacterized protein LOC120658149 isoform X2 yields MEFVGVCSGRQRQPAAPGGGGIIDWDIKPDSLVGAGVLLAVQPSDRLTGTLGELFRMESDSNPTPAPVGFNSPRYSTYLILRATKPTTQAATQDQRIRICVGFPPHILSGAGGEPATDRRCVAAPCEMENLSEEFLVFWKEAEAEDPEASYAREQEEEQKQRRARWKSSEMSIFMQLWLLIKRKKMSELEQAHAMKQAERGSEEEEVQQQQQPNKLMDYFFSNRSPLTGRYKRFRADWMVMHPGLAFEDITTIRAMIYTNQPVPKYVYDGSVDSLQIYSVKVVLQGRRGLEWPLHVFGLVAVRDSIDSQRNLIFNIQERDDCQTLTEENPYLVLTGPTRAVGLNGPVNIEAELIVKGAVQSEDQYIILDTEFLPCGLHCFAPLYGAKGSMLQVAFERIPDSVEATIFIRVIHGSWPADFRGHFAASTSVEFEILLIECKGDGKSIREDGNMKHLRHVVSVPQDQHLTVWFQACDEEEPVEVSFKAKLSSCWGPCRLVAYSSHV; encoded by the exons ATGGAGTTCGTCGGCGTCTGCAGCGGGCGGCAGCGCCAGCCTGCGGCTCCCGGAGGCGGGGGGATCATCGACTGGGACATCAAGCCAGACAGCCTCGtgggcgccggcgtcctgcttGCCGTCCAGCCCAGTGACAGGCTCACCGGCACCCTTGGTGAGTTGTTTCGCATGGAATCCGACTCGAATCCAACTCCAGCACCAGTCGGATTCAATTCGCCACGGTACTCCACCTATTTAATTCTGCGCGCGACCAAACCAACCACCCAGGCGGCCACCCAGGATCAGCGTATCCGAATTTGTGTAGGTTTTCCTCCCCATATCTTgagcggtgccggcggcgagccggcgacagATCGTAGGTGTGTGGCCGCGCCGTGCGAGATGGAGAATCTGTCGGAGGAGTTCCTTGTCTTCTggaaggaggccgaggcggaggaTCCGGAGGCGTCGTATGCccgcgagcaggaggaggagcagaagcAAAGGAGAGCCAGATGGAAGTCCTCCGAG atgagcaTCTTTATGCAGTTATGGTTACTGATAAAGCGCAAGAAAATGTCGGAACTCGAGCAAGCACATGCCATGAAGCAGGCGGAGAGGGGATCTGAAGAAGAGgaggtgcagcagcagcagcagcccaacAAGCTCATGGATTACTTCTTCTCCAATCGCAGCCCTCTCACTGGGCGTTACAAAAGGTTTCGGGCTGACTGGATGGTGATGCATCCTGGCCTGGCCTTCGAGGACATCA CGACGATCCGTGCCATGATCTACACGAACCAACCTGTGCCCAAATATGTGTATGATGGCAGCGTTGATAGTCTGCAGATTTATTCAGTCAAGGTTGTCCTACAAGGTCGGAGAGGCTTAGAGTGGCCGCTCCATGTGTTTGGTTTGGTTGCTGTACGCGACTCCATTGATTCACAGCGCAACCTTATCTTCAACATCCAGGAAAGGGATGACTGTCAAACCCTCACAGAAGAG AATCCATATCTGGTACTGACGGGCCCTACTCGAGCTGTTGGGTTGAATGGGCCTGTGAACATTGAGGCTGAGCTAATAGTGAAGGGCGCCGTTCAATCTGAGGACCAGTACATCATCCTCGATACTGAATTTTTACCATGTGGGCTTCATTGCTTTGCTCCTTTGTACGGTGCAAAGGGTAGCATGCTGCAGGTTGCATTTGAAAGGATCCCGGATAGTGTGGAGGCCACAATATTTATCAGAGTCATTCATGGTTCATGGCCAGCTGATTTTCGTGGTCATTTTGCTGCCAGTACCAGTGTTGAGTTCGAAATCTTACTCATTGAGTGCAAAGGTGATGGCAAGTCTATTAGAGAGGATGGCAACATGAAGCATTTGCGACATGTTGTTTCCGTTCCACAAGATCAACATCTTACGGTATGGTTCCAGGCTTGTGATGAAGAGGAGCCTGTGGAGGTATCATTCAAGGCAAAGCTATC GTCGTGTTGGGGTCCTTGTCGCCTGGTCGCGTATTCGTCCCATGTGTGA
- the LOC120658149 gene encoding uncharacterized protein LOC120658149 isoform X3 has product MEFVGVCSGRQRQPAAPGGGGIIDWDIKPDSLVGAGVLLAVQPSDRLTGTLGFPPHILSGAGGEPATDRRCVAAPCEMENLSEEFLVFWKEAEAEDPEASYAREQEEEQKQRRARWKSSEMSIFMQLWLLIKRKKMSELEQAHAMKQAERGSEEEEVQQQQQPNKLMDYFFSNRSPLTGRYKRFRADWMVMHPGLAFEDITTIRAMIYTNQPVPKYVYDGSVDSLQIYSVKVVLQGRRGLEWPLHVFGLVAVRDSIDSQRNLIFNIQERDDCQTLTEENPYLVLTGPTRAVGLNGPVNIEAELIVKGAVQSEDQYIILDTEFLPCGLHCFAPLYGAKGSMLQVAFERIPDSVEATIFIRVIHGSWPADFRGHFAASTSVEFEILLIECKGDGKSIREDGNMKHLRHVVSVPQDQHLTVWFQACDEEEPVEVSFKAKLSGRSFGHLQCGPCRVGVLVAWSRIRPMCDDLVSDSLRHLCHS; this is encoded by the exons ATGGAGTTCGTCGGCGTCTGCAGCGGGCGGCAGCGCCAGCCTGCGGCTCCCGGAGGCGGGGGGATCATCGACTGGGACATCAAGCCAGACAGCCTCGtgggcgccggcgtcctgcttGCCGTCCAGCCCAGTGACAGGCTCACCGGCACCCTTG GTTTTCCTCCCCATATCTTgagcggtgccggcggcgagccggcgacagATCGTAGGTGTGTGGCCGCGCCGTGCGAGATGGAGAATCTGTCGGAGGAGTTCCTTGTCTTCTggaaggaggccgaggcggaggaTCCGGAGGCGTCGTATGCccgcgagcaggaggaggagcagaagcAAAGGAGAGCCAGATGGAAGTCCTCCGAG atgagcaTCTTTATGCAGTTATGGTTACTGATAAAGCGCAAGAAAATGTCGGAACTCGAGCAAGCACATGCCATGAAGCAGGCGGAGAGGGGATCTGAAGAAGAGgaggtgcagcagcagcagcagcccaacAAGCTCATGGATTACTTCTTCTCCAATCGCAGCCCTCTCACTGGGCGTTACAAAAGGTTTCGGGCTGACTGGATGGTGATGCATCCTGGCCTGGCCTTCGAGGACATCA CGACGATCCGTGCCATGATCTACACGAACCAACCTGTGCCCAAATATGTGTATGATGGCAGCGTTGATAGTCTGCAGATTTATTCAGTCAAGGTTGTCCTACAAGGTCGGAGAGGCTTAGAGTGGCCGCTCCATGTGTTTGGTTTGGTTGCTGTACGCGACTCCATTGATTCACAGCGCAACCTTATCTTCAACATCCAGGAAAGGGATGACTGTCAAACCCTCACAGAAGAG AATCCATATCTGGTACTGACGGGCCCTACTCGAGCTGTTGGGTTGAATGGGCCTGTGAACATTGAGGCTGAGCTAATAGTGAAGGGCGCCGTTCAATCTGAGGACCAGTACATCATCCTCGATACTGAATTTTTACCATGTGGGCTTCATTGCTTTGCTCCTTTGTACGGTGCAAAGGGTAGCATGCTGCAGGTTGCATTTGAAAGGATCCCGGATAGTGTGGAGGCCACAATATTTATCAGAGTCATTCATGGTTCATGGCCAGCTGATTTTCGTGGTCATTTTGCTGCCAGTACCAGTGTTGAGTTCGAAATCTTACTCATTGAGTGCAAAGGTGATGGCAAGTCTATTAGAGAGGATGGCAACATGAAGCATTTGCGACATGTTGTTTCCGTTCCACAAGATCAACATCTTACGGTATGGTTCCAGGCTTGTGATGAAGAGGAGCCTGTGGAGGTATCATTCAAGGCAAAGCTATCAGGTAGAAGCTTTGGTCATCTTCAGTGCGGCCCCTGTCGTGTTGGGGTCCTTGTCGCCTGGTCGCGTATTCGTCCCATGTGTGATGACCTGGTGTCTGATAGTCTGAGGCATTTGTGCCATTCATGA
- the LOC120658149 gene encoding uncharacterized protein LOC120658149 isoform X1, whose amino-acid sequence MEFVGVCSGRQRQPAAPGGGGIIDWDIKPDSLVGAGVLLAVQPSDRLTGTLGELFRMESDSNPTPAPVGFNSPRYSTYLILRATKPTTQAATQDQRIRICVGFPPHILSGAGGEPATDRRCVAAPCEMENLSEEFLVFWKEAEAEDPEASYAREQEEEQKQRRARWKSSEMSIFMQLWLLIKRKKMSELEQAHAMKQAERGSEEEEVQQQQQPNKLMDYFFSNRSPLTGRYKRFRADWMVMHPGLAFEDITTIRAMIYTNQPVPKYVYDGSVDSLQIYSVKVVLQGRRGLEWPLHVFGLVAVRDSIDSQRNLIFNIQERDDCQTLTEENPYLVLTGPTRAVGLNGPVNIEAELIVKGAVQSEDQYIILDTEFLPCGLHCFAPLYGAKGSMLQVAFERIPDSVEATIFIRVIHGSWPADFRGHFAASTSVEFEILLIECKGDGKSIREDGNMKHLRHVVSVPQDQHLTVWFQACDEEEPVEVSFKAKLSGRSFGHLQCGPCRVGVLVAWSRIRPMCDDLVSDSLRHLCHS is encoded by the exons ATGGAGTTCGTCGGCGTCTGCAGCGGGCGGCAGCGCCAGCCTGCGGCTCCCGGAGGCGGGGGGATCATCGACTGGGACATCAAGCCAGACAGCCTCGtgggcgccggcgtcctgcttGCCGTCCAGCCCAGTGACAGGCTCACCGGCACCCTTGGTGAGTTGTTTCGCATGGAATCCGACTCGAATCCAACTCCAGCACCAGTCGGATTCAATTCGCCACGGTACTCCACCTATTTAATTCTGCGCGCGACCAAACCAACCACCCAGGCGGCCACCCAGGATCAGCGTATCCGAATTTGTGTAGGTTTTCCTCCCCATATCTTgagcggtgccggcggcgagccggcgacagATCGTAGGTGTGTGGCCGCGCCGTGCGAGATGGAGAATCTGTCGGAGGAGTTCCTTGTCTTCTggaaggaggccgaggcggaggaTCCGGAGGCGTCGTATGCccgcgagcaggaggaggagcagaagcAAAGGAGAGCCAGATGGAAGTCCTCCGAG atgagcaTCTTTATGCAGTTATGGTTACTGATAAAGCGCAAGAAAATGTCGGAACTCGAGCAAGCACATGCCATGAAGCAGGCGGAGAGGGGATCTGAAGAAGAGgaggtgcagcagcagcagcagcccaacAAGCTCATGGATTACTTCTTCTCCAATCGCAGCCCTCTCACTGGGCGTTACAAAAGGTTTCGGGCTGACTGGATGGTGATGCATCCTGGCCTGGCCTTCGAGGACATCA CGACGATCCGTGCCATGATCTACACGAACCAACCTGTGCCCAAATATGTGTATGATGGCAGCGTTGATAGTCTGCAGATTTATTCAGTCAAGGTTGTCCTACAAGGTCGGAGAGGCTTAGAGTGGCCGCTCCATGTGTTTGGTTTGGTTGCTGTACGCGACTCCATTGATTCACAGCGCAACCTTATCTTCAACATCCAGGAAAGGGATGACTGTCAAACCCTCACAGAAGAG AATCCATATCTGGTACTGACGGGCCCTACTCGAGCTGTTGGGTTGAATGGGCCTGTGAACATTGAGGCTGAGCTAATAGTGAAGGGCGCCGTTCAATCTGAGGACCAGTACATCATCCTCGATACTGAATTTTTACCATGTGGGCTTCATTGCTTTGCTCCTTTGTACGGTGCAAAGGGTAGCATGCTGCAGGTTGCATTTGAAAGGATCCCGGATAGTGTGGAGGCCACAATATTTATCAGAGTCATTCATGGTTCATGGCCAGCTGATTTTCGTGGTCATTTTGCTGCCAGTACCAGTGTTGAGTTCGAAATCTTACTCATTGAGTGCAAAGGTGATGGCAAGTCTATTAGAGAGGATGGCAACATGAAGCATTTGCGACATGTTGTTTCCGTTCCACAAGATCAACATCTTACGGTATGGTTCCAGGCTTGTGATGAAGAGGAGCCTGTGGAGGTATCATTCAAGGCAAAGCTATCAGGTAGAAGCTTTGGTCATCTTCAGTGCGGCCCCTGTCGTGTTGGGGTCCTTGTCGCCTGGTCGCGTATTCGTCCCATGTGTGATGACCTGGTGTCTGATAGTCTGAGGCATTTGTGCCATTCATGA
- the LOC120658149 gene encoding uncharacterized protein LOC120658149 isoform X4, with the protein MENLSEEFLVFWKEAEAEDPEASYAREQEEEQKQRRARWKSSEMSIFMQLWLLIKRKKMSELEQAHAMKQAERGSEEEEVQQQQQPNKLMDYFFSNRSPLTGRYKRFRADWMVMHPGLAFEDITTIRAMIYTNQPVPKYVYDGSVDSLQIYSVKVVLQGRRGLEWPLHVFGLVAVRDSIDSQRNLIFNIQERDDCQTLTEENPYLVLTGPTRAVGLNGPVNIEAELIVKGAVQSEDQYIILDTEFLPCGLHCFAPLYGAKGSMLQVAFERIPDSVEATIFIRVIHGSWPADFRGHFAASTSVEFEILLIECKGDGKSIREDGNMKHLRHVVSVPQDQHLTVWFQACDEEEPVEVSFKAKLSGRSFGHLQCGPCRVGVLVAWSRIRPMCDDLVSDSLRHLCHS; encoded by the exons ATGGAGAATCTGTCGGAGGAGTTCCTTGTCTTCTggaaggaggccgaggcggaggaTCCGGAGGCGTCGTATGCccgcgagcaggaggaggagcagaagcAAAGGAGAGCCAGATGGAAGTCCTCCGAG atgagcaTCTTTATGCAGTTATGGTTACTGATAAAGCGCAAGAAAATGTCGGAACTCGAGCAAGCACATGCCATGAAGCAGGCGGAGAGGGGATCTGAAGAAGAGgaggtgcagcagcagcagcagcccaacAAGCTCATGGATTACTTCTTCTCCAATCGCAGCCCTCTCACTGGGCGTTACAAAAGGTTTCGGGCTGACTGGATGGTGATGCATCCTGGCCTGGCCTTCGAGGACATCA CGACGATCCGTGCCATGATCTACACGAACCAACCTGTGCCCAAATATGTGTATGATGGCAGCGTTGATAGTCTGCAGATTTATTCAGTCAAGGTTGTCCTACAAGGTCGGAGAGGCTTAGAGTGGCCGCTCCATGTGTTTGGTTTGGTTGCTGTACGCGACTCCATTGATTCACAGCGCAACCTTATCTTCAACATCCAGGAAAGGGATGACTGTCAAACCCTCACAGAAGAG AATCCATATCTGGTACTGACGGGCCCTACTCGAGCTGTTGGGTTGAATGGGCCTGTGAACATTGAGGCTGAGCTAATAGTGAAGGGCGCCGTTCAATCTGAGGACCAGTACATCATCCTCGATACTGAATTTTTACCATGTGGGCTTCATTGCTTTGCTCCTTTGTACGGTGCAAAGGGTAGCATGCTGCAGGTTGCATTTGAAAGGATCCCGGATAGTGTGGAGGCCACAATATTTATCAGAGTCATTCATGGTTCATGGCCAGCTGATTTTCGTGGTCATTTTGCTGCCAGTACCAGTGTTGAGTTCGAAATCTTACTCATTGAGTGCAAAGGTGATGGCAAGTCTATTAGAGAGGATGGCAACATGAAGCATTTGCGACATGTTGTTTCCGTTCCACAAGATCAACATCTTACGGTATGGTTCCAGGCTTGTGATGAAGAGGAGCCTGTGGAGGTATCATTCAAGGCAAAGCTATCAGGTAGAAGCTTTGGTCATCTTCAGTGCGGCCCCTGTCGTGTTGGGGTCCTTGTCGCCTGGTCGCGTATTCGTCCCATGTGTGATGACCTGGTGTCTGATAGTCTGAGGCATTTGTGCCATTCATGA